A DNA window from Miscanthus floridulus cultivar M001 unplaced genomic scaffold, ASM1932011v1 os_2021_1_2, whole genome shotgun sequence contains the following coding sequences:
- the LOC136534533 gene encoding uncharacterized protein, producing MAERSPNPRALLEYDVFATPDLTASGGFRSLSPPSGFLDAGSGPHFFKVRCLFCGDESKKDVALYALAPGAQGCSERFGSRLLTRRCHPTCPNPAHMVRKCASPDCRELGSIELQEVAGSLRQTGRLRFLTIKCQGYEILVYTAGQKWVAVSATGEVVPVFYGTGNMFKGPDAARNEVAIRTDFQVVQKE from the exons ATGGCGGAGCGCTCGCCCAACCCGAGAGCCCTGCTTGAGTATGACGTCTTCGCGACCCCAGACCTCACCGCGTCCGGCGGCTTCCGCAGCCTCTCCCCGCCCAGCGGGTTCCTCGACGCAGGTTCTGGACCGCATTTCTTCAAG GTGCGCTGCCTGTTCTGCGGCGACGAATCGAAGAAGGACGTCGCCCTCTACGCTCTTGCTCCCGGTGCGCAGGGTTGCTCGGAGAGATTCGGATCCCGTCTGCTAACCAGGAGGTGCCACCCGACGTGCCCCAACCCGGCTCACATGGTCAGGAAG TGCGCCAGCCCGGACTGCCGTGAGCTCGGATCCATCGAGCTTCAGGAGGTGGCAGGATCTCTCAGGCAAACCGGGCGTCTCCGATTCCTCACCATCAAGTGCCAGGGCTACGAGATCCTCGTCTACACGGCTGGCCAGAAGTGGGTGGCGGTTTCAGCAACAGGCGAAGTGGTCCCTGTCTTCTACGGCACCGGCAACATGTTCAAGGGACCGGACGCCGCCAGGAACGAGGTCGCCATCCGTACAGACTTCCAAGTAGTTCAAAAGGAATGA
- the LOC136534535 gene encoding uncharacterized protein, which yields MPHRAFLYDDDLVVFVAPNAADLHCLKHILALFAGASGLITNMDKCLASPPIRCSEDDLMIVQQAFPCRIAPFPCRYLGAPLSFSRLRRPDEQPLVDAAAARIPTWKAGLLTCAGRVVLTKVTLSAIPVHISIAACLSDWDIQQIDRRRRAFLWAGTEVTSGGSARSPGPRSSVDRRAMVASAFLTFVSSASPCAYDGSG from the coding sequence ATGCCACATAGAGCTTTCCTGTATGACGACGACTTGGTCGTCTTCGTCGCTCCGAATGCTGCTGATCTGCATTGCCTCAAGCATATCCTGGCACTCTTCGCCGGGGCGTCGGGTCTCATAACCAACATGGACAAATGCCTCGCATCGCCGCCTATTCGTTGTTCCGAGGACGACCTCATGATTGTCCAGCAAGCCTTCCCATGTCGGATCGCGCCTTTCCCTTGCAGGTACCTGGGGGCACCACTTTCCTTCTCAAGGCTTAGGAGACCTGACGAGCAGCCGCTTGTGGATGCGGCTGCGGCTAGGATACCGACATGGAAGGCGGGGTTGCTCACCTGCGCAGGTCGCGTGGTCCTCACCAAGGTCACCCTCTCTGCAATCCCCGTGCATATCTCCATAGCCGCATGTCTCTCCGACTGGGATATTCAGCAGATCGATCGCCGTCGCCGCGCTTTCCTATGGGCCGGAACGGAGGTCACCTCTGGGGGAAGTGCAAGGTCTCCTGGTCCACGGTCATCTGTAGACCGACGTGCTATGGTGGCCTCGGCGTTCTTGACCTTCGTTTCTTCGGCTTCGCCCTGCGCCTACGATGGGAGTGGCTAA